The proteins below are encoded in one region of Stenotrophomonas bentonitica:
- a CDS encoding NAD(P)H-binding protein: MKVLVTGATGLVGQGVVRACEASTAVDRMAALVRKPDDAGPGKDEIALSDFMQASSIADRLSGFDACFYCAGAPPVGTPETEYRHVTLEATLAVARAWAKANPAGCFLYVSGAYADPTSRVMPLRIKGETEQALGALPIRTVMLRPGGVRPVEHTGTRHGALKPLYLLGGPLMKVAEHMAPSMVTSNEAIGRAMIALASQAQPPAAVECAEINALAGH, from the coding sequence ATGAAAGTTCTGGTGACCGGTGCAACCGGGCTGGTGGGGCAGGGCGTGGTACGCGCCTGCGAGGCGTCCACGGCGGTCGACCGGATGGCGGCACTGGTCCGCAAACCGGACGATGCCGGCCCGGGAAAGGACGAAATCGCCCTCTCTGACTTCATGCAGGCCTCATCGATTGCCGACCGCCTTTCAGGCTTCGACGCCTGCTTCTACTGCGCGGGCGCGCCCCCGGTTGGCACGCCCGAAACGGAGTACCGGCATGTCACGCTGGAGGCCACCCTCGCGGTCGCGCGAGCCTGGGCCAAGGCAAACCCAGCGGGTTGCTTCCTTTACGTGTCGGGTGCCTACGCCGACCCAACCAGCCGGGTCATGCCGCTGCGGATCAAGGGCGAAACCGAGCAGGCACTTGGGGCACTGCCCATACGTACCGTGATGCTCCGACCGGGCGGGGTACGGCCGGTCGAACATACCGGAACCCGCCACGGCGCGCTGAAGCCCCTTTACCTCCTGGGTGGACCGCTGATGAAGGTGGCCGAGCACATGGCCCCCTCGATGGTGACGAGCAACGAGGCCATCGGCCGAGCTATGATCGCGCTGGCATCGCAAGCGCAGCCCCCGGCGGCTGTTGAGTGCGCGGAGATCAACGCCTTGGCCGGGCATTAA
- a CDS encoding lysozyme inhibitor LprI family protein → MSLAFFMYGSGAQANESTTQVIKRQAPPGITNLFYACVENAGSDGIALAACQSGEKERQDVRLNGAYKALLSTQRDTAKENLIRAERAWLDSHNTSGAFESSLYGSETVSSFQVMQNEIFRLCERANVLEEYLAVANDH, encoded by the coding sequence TTGAGCCTTGCATTCTTCATGTACGGCTCTGGCGCCCAGGCGAACGAAAGCACCACCCAGGTCATCAAGCGTCAAGCGCCTCCAGGCATTACGAACCTGTTCTACGCTTGCGTTGAAAATGCGGGATCAGACGGCATCGCACTTGCTGCATGCCAATCTGGAGAGAAGGAACGCCAGGACGTTCGATTGAATGGCGCCTACAAGGCACTGCTCAGCACGCAGCGTGACACAGCCAAGGAAAATCTGATCCGCGCCGAGCGCGCGTGGCTCGATTCCCACAACACCAGCGGTGCGTTTGAGTCGTCACTCTACGGCAGCGAAACCGTGAGCAGCTTTCAGGTCATGCAGAACGAGATTTTTCGTCTCTGCGAGCGCGCCAATGTTCTCGAAGAATATCTCGCGGTCGCGAACGATCATTAG
- a CDS encoding BLUF domain-containing protein — protein MPVHAIAYVSQLVPGLGRDEIDELVRDAAAHNSMAGVTGVLLCDGAVFLQYLEGPADGVASAYRRIRNATSHFEVMELGRAMTGARRFPFWSMHWIPVDQSDLAEATRAEWAALVQSHHPASQRATGVDKLRQLVAPHLN, from the coding sequence GTGCCGGTTCATGCAATCGCCTATGTGAGTCAGCTGGTTCCCGGCCTTGGTAGAGATGAGATCGACGAACTCGTCCGCGACGCCGCTGCGCACAATTCCATGGCGGGAGTAACCGGCGTTCTGTTGTGTGATGGAGCTGTTTTTCTCCAGTACCTTGAGGGCCCCGCTGACGGAGTAGCGTCCGCCTATCGCCGGATACGCAACGCGACGAGCCACTTCGAGGTTATGGAGTTGGGGCGTGCGATGACAGGAGCCAGACGCTTCCCGTTCTGGTCAATGCATTGGATTCCTGTCGATCAGTCCGATCTCGCTGAAGCCACAAGGGCTGAATGGGCTGCCCTGGTGCAGAGCCATCATCCGGCAAGTCAGCGCGCTACGGGCGTGGACAAACTTAGGCAGCTTGTTGCGCCGCACCTCAACTAA
- a CDS encoding manganese catalase family protein, whose amino-acid sequence MFLHHKKLMYTVRVERSDPALATLMLEQFGGPQGELAAAMRYFTQALGETDPGRKDLLFDIATEEISHLEIIGTIIAMLNQGPKAVQSEGMAEVEDMRNLGGNSTSHTQQILYGGGPALVNSSGVPWNAAYIDSIGEPTADLRSNIAAEARAKIVYERLINVTDDPGIKDALRFLMTREIAHQKSFEKALYSIRPNFPPGKMPGDPAFTDLYMDMSQGEGDVTGSWNSGDLWEQVSDRDAQAALDGGEGGYSVGLSEREKLALEAVSLRTLSDPEEDPLTGAELAAGEGAGATKSPAREP is encoded by the coding sequence ATGTTTCTGCACCACAAAAAGCTCATGTACACCGTCCGGGTCGAGCGCTCTGATCCGGCCCTTGCAACCCTGATGCTGGAACAGTTTGGCGGCCCCCAAGGGGAGTTGGCCGCTGCGATGCGCTACTTCACCCAGGCGCTGGGGGAGACCGATCCGGGGCGGAAGGATCTCCTGTTCGATATCGCCACCGAAGAAATCAGCCACCTGGAAATCATCGGCACCATCATTGCCATGCTCAACCAAGGGCCCAAGGCCGTCCAGTCCGAGGGCATGGCCGAAGTCGAGGACATGCGTAACCTGGGTGGTAACAGCACCAGCCACACGCAGCAGATCCTCTACGGGGGCGGCCCTGCGCTCGTGAACTCCAGCGGCGTGCCTTGGAATGCGGCGTATATCGACTCCATCGGTGAGCCCACTGCGGATCTACGCTCGAACATCGCCGCAGAGGCCCGTGCCAAGATTGTCTACGAACGCCTCATCAACGTCACCGACGATCCCGGCATCAAAGACGCCCTGCGCTTCCTGATGACCCGCGAGATCGCGCATCAGAAATCGTTTGAGAAGGCGCTTTACAGCATTCGCCCCAACTTCCCGCCCGGCAAGATGCCCGGCGATCCGGCTTTCACTGATCTCTACATGGACATGTCCCAGGGCGAAGGCGACGTCACGGGAAGCTGGAACAGTGGTGATCTCTGGGAGCAGGTCAGCGATCGCGATGCGCAGGCTGCATTGGACGGCGGTGAAGGAGGCTACTCGGTCGGGCTATCTGAGCGCGAGAAGCTGGCGTTGGAGGCAGTCAGCTTGCGCACGCTTTCGGACCCGGAAGAAGATCCACTTACGGGCGCCGAACTGGCCGCCGGCGAAGGCGCGGGTGCAACGAAGAGTCCGGCCCGGGAGCCATGA
- a CDS encoding ferritin-like domain-containing protein, translated as MAEIKENLLDWLRDAHAMEQQAETMLKGQASRIEHYPVLKARIEEHIQETIGQRELLEGCIKRLGGSPSTIKDVMGKMAAFGQAVGGMTASDEIVKGAMAGYVFEHFEIASYTALIAAAKTAGDAETARVCEEILVQEEAMAEWLAAHLPEVTEEFMVRDATPGVEAKK; from the coding sequence ATGGCAGAAATCAAAGAGAACTTGTTGGATTGGCTGCGCGATGCACACGCGATGGAGCAACAGGCCGAAACCATGCTGAAAGGGCAGGCATCGCGCATCGAGCACTACCCGGTGCTCAAGGCCCGCATTGAGGAACACATTCAAGAAACCATCGGGCAGCGCGAGCTGTTGGAAGGCTGCATCAAACGCTTGGGTGGCTCTCCCTCCACGATCAAAGATGTGATGGGAAAGATGGCCGCATTCGGTCAGGCGGTTGGTGGAATGACCGCCTCCGACGAGATCGTCAAGGGCGCGATGGCGGGGTATGTATTCGAACACTTCGAAATCGCCTCCTACACCGCCCTTATTGCCGCCGCGAAGACGGCCGGAGATGCAGAAACGGCCCGCGTCTGCGAGGAGATCCTGGTGCAGGAAGAGGCGATGGCCGAGTGGTTGGCTGCGCACCTGCCGGAAGTCACGGAAGAGTTCATGGTCCGCGACGCCACGCCGGGCGTGGAAGCCAAGAAATAG
- a CDS encoding ferritin-like domain-containing protein, which yields MAIKTLEELFVHELSDIYSAEKQLTKALPRLARAAENPDLAAAFETHLEETQGQIERIDQVVEVLGIRLKRIKCAAMEGLVEEGKEVIDSVDKGPVRDAALIGGAQKVEHYEIASYGTIAAIAKQLGYKDALPLLLETLEEEKATDEKLTLLAKSGGNAKAAQAA from the coding sequence ATGGCGATTAAAACCCTTGAAGAGCTGTTCGTCCACGAGCTTTCCGATATCTACAGCGCTGAAAAGCAGCTGACCAAGGCCCTTCCGCGATTGGCGCGGGCCGCAGAAAACCCCGACCTGGCGGCAGCGTTCGAGACTCATCTGGAAGAGACACAGGGTCAGATCGAGCGCATCGACCAGGTCGTCGAAGTGCTGGGCATTCGCCTCAAGCGCATCAAGTGCGCCGCCATGGAAGGATTGGTCGAGGAAGGCAAGGAAGTCATTGACTCGGTTGACAAGGGCCCCGTGCGCGACGCTGCGCTGATCGGTGGCGCCCAGAAGGTGGAGCATTACGAAATTGCCTCGTATGGCACCATCGCAGCGATTGCCAAGCAGCTGGGGTACAAGGACGCGCTGCCGCTCCTTCTTGAGACCTTGGAGGAAGAGAAGGCAACCGATGAGAAGTTGACCCTCCTGGCGAAGTCCGGTGGAAACGCCAAGGCCGCCCAGGCGGCGTAA
- a CDS encoding DUF6766 family protein: MWKRNGLSIVLLLLLLCFLGGQVWTGFLAHNQELADAHRASLDLWEYLQSGHFVSATFENWESEFLQMAMYVLLTVTLRQKGSAESRPLDEAQEEERVEPGPTPWAVRKGGLWKTLYGHSLAIAFGALFLMSFSLHLAGSWRAEVEEQLAFGQPAPTCWEHLWSSSFWFESFQNWQSEFLAVLSLVILTIFLRQKDSPQSKPLAAPHSQTGD; encoded by the coding sequence ATGTGGAAACGTAACGGTTTATCCATAGTACTGCTCCTGCTGCTTCTCTGCTTCCTCGGGGGGCAGGTGTGGACCGGCTTTCTGGCACATAATCAGGAGCTCGCGGACGCACATCGTGCGTCATTGGACCTGTGGGAGTACCTACAGAGCGGGCACTTCGTCAGCGCCACGTTCGAGAACTGGGAAAGCGAGTTCCTCCAGATGGCCATGTATGTGCTGTTGACTGTCACCCTCCGCCAGAAGGGGTCCGCCGAATCCAGGCCGCTGGACGAAGCCCAGGAAGAAGAGCGCGTTGAACCTGGCCCCACCCCGTGGGCCGTCCGCAAGGGGGGGCTCTGGAAGACGTTGTACGGTCACTCCCTGGCGATCGCCTTCGGCGCCCTGTTCCTTATGAGCTTCTCCCTGCACCTGGCGGGCAGCTGGCGTGCGGAGGTCGAGGAGCAGCTGGCGTTTGGACAGCCGGCCCCGACGTGCTGGGAACACCTTTGGAGCAGCAGCTTCTGGTTCGAGTCGTTCCAGAACTGGCAGAGCGAATTCCTGGCCGTGCTCTCGCTGGTCATCCTGACCATTTTCCTGCGTCAGAAAGACTCGCCGCAGTCCAAGCCGCTTGCCGCACCCCATAGCCAGACGGGCGATTGA
- a CDS encoding isochorismatase family cysteine hydrolase, which produces MPQPIPALLIIDMFTLFDFPEADMVKSEALQAARKISVLAERFRERGDPVIYANDNFANWQMDFKQLVSVCLATEGESSDIAKVLQPQPGDYFVLKPKHSAFLATPLTVLLAKLGVKELVVAGMTAESCITATCFDSNAREYDTIVVQEAVAGLGANRRTALRLLQDSKAARVLKLASYLRR; this is translated from the coding sequence ATGCCCCAGCCCATTCCAGCTCTTTTGATCATCGACATGTTCACCCTGTTCGACTTTCCGGAAGCTGACATGGTGAAGTCCGAGGCACTGCAGGCCGCGAGGAAGATATCCGTCCTGGCGGAGCGTTTTCGCGAGCGGGGAGACCCGGTCATCTACGCAAATGACAACTTCGCCAACTGGCAGATGGACTTCAAGCAGCTGGTAAGTGTCTGCTTGGCTACAGAGGGCGAGTCCTCCGATATCGCCAAGGTTCTGCAGCCACAGCCTGGCGACTATTTCGTGCTTAAGCCCAAACACTCGGCGTTCCTCGCCACCCCGCTTACCGTGCTGCTCGCCAAGCTTGGAGTGAAGGAGCTCGTCGTTGCGGGGATGACCGCCGAATCGTGCATTACCGCTACGTGCTTCGACAGCAATGCGAGGGAGTACGACACGATCGTGGTGCAGGAGGCGGTGGCTGGACTTGGCGCCAACCGAAGGACGGCGTTACGCCTGCTGCAAGACTCAAAGGCGGCGCGAGTCTTGAAGTTGGCGAGCTACCTGCGCCGCTGA
- a CDS encoding DUF1778 domain-containing protein → MTTAIARIDLRLKPADKARIIRGADLRGVPHSTFLRDALLREADNVMAAELTITLSAEESRRFLKALDAPFQPNAKLMQALARVGQG, encoded by the coding sequence ATGACTACCGCTATCGCCCGCATCGACCTGCGCCTGAAGCCTGCTGACAAGGCGCGCATCATCCGTGGCGCGGACCTGCGGGGTGTGCCCCACTCGACATTTTTGCGCGACGCGCTACTACGCGAAGCCGACAACGTCATGGCTGCCGAACTGACAATTACCCTCTCGGCTGAAGAGTCCCGACGCTTCCTGAAGGCTTTGGACGCACCCTTCCAGCCCAATGCCAAGCTTATGCAGGCGCTTGCGCGCGTGGGACAGGGCTGA
- a CDS encoding PQ-loop repeat-containing protein has translation MPVDLLGWAATAVLIATLSRQIYKQHQAGSTEAVSTWLFIGQMTASVLFIAYSALMGSTVFVVTNSLILLTAVVGQILAVRRRSRATTPRPKRPHEIRAP, from the coding sequence ATGCCAGTGGATCTGTTGGGCTGGGCGGCCACGGCCGTCCTCATTGCCACGCTGTCTCGACAGATCTACAAACAGCACCAGGCGGGTTCCACGGAGGCGGTGTCCACGTGGCTATTCATCGGTCAAATGACAGCCTCGGTACTGTTCATCGCTTACAGCGCCCTTATGGGATCTACGGTCTTCGTGGTCACCAACAGCCTCATTCTCCTGACGGCTGTGGTTGGACAGATTCTTGCGGTGCGGAGGCGAAGCCGGGCGACAACCCCAAGGCCCAAACGGCCGCATGAAATCAGGGCTCCTTGA